agctttttttaaataatttgttcaCAATATTTGCTCTTTCGTCAATGGTTCTTCAAAAGAGAGTAGTTTTTTTTCATCAGTCATAATCTTCTTGTTAACCTTTGAAATGCAACtgagaaattattattttttagcaaCCTCCTCACACCATTGTACTGAGCGTATCATTTTTACTTTCTAGATATCAGAGGCTATACGTGATGGAGCAGAAGGTTTCTTCAGGACACAGTATGGTACTATCTCCAAGATGGCAATTTTGCTAGCTCTGGTGATTCTTGGCATATATTTGTTTCGCAGTACAACTCCTCAACAAGAATCCTCAGGCATAGGAAGGTGATTATATGTATGAAGATTATGTAAAAGCacattctatttctttctttatccttgtgacaaatttatttattcttttacttgCTGATGCAGGGTAACATCTGCATATATCACTGTTGCTGCATTTCTTCTGGGGGCTCTATGTTCAGGTGTCGCTGGCTATGTTGGGATGTGGGTATCAGTTCGTGCAAATGTCCGTGTCTCCAGTGCAGCAAGACGGTCTGCAAGGGAGGCCTTGCAGGTTGTATCATATTAAATTTCACTTATTTTGAGTACTTACGGACTTAAATACTAACTGCAAACATCACATGCAGGTAGCTGTCCGTGCTGGTGGTTTTTCTGCCTTGGTGGTAGTTGGTATGGCTGTGATTGGTATAGCTATCCTTTATGCAACATTTTATGTTTGGTTGGGAGTGGATTCACCTGGTTCGATGAAGGTTACAGATTGTATGTAATTAATTTCCTCGTTCgctaatttatgtataattgcattttatgcaaATGGATCTCCCTATTACATGGTTCCTACCTTTTCCATCAATCAATGGATACTGAAATCATGTTGAATGTTTGACTTCTCTTGGCCAAATGTTGATAAATTGTATGAGCATGAATTTgttggtttttttgttttaagtgGATAGTAATTATTTCTTTTGGCTATCTAAGATACGTTACTGCTTTGTAAGTTCATTAAGAGTGGGCATAGGATTAGGTAGCTAAGCATTGGGTTTTAGACTTAACTTATTATTCTTGTGCACCTCTGGCTAGCAGTATCATTTTTTCAGAACAACTCTACCGGTGATTCCTTgattgattttgtttattttctttcagtGCCTCTCCTTCTTGTGGGATATGGTTTTGGAGCTTCATTTGTTGCCCTGTTTGCTCAGTTGGGTGGTGGGATATATACAAAAGCAGCTGATGTTGGGGCAGATCTTGTTGGAAAAGTAGAACAGGGAATACCTGAAGATGATCCTAGAAATCCGGCAGTAATTGCAGATTTGgtacttaaaattttcacacttaaTGTTTAAGATATAGCTAACCATTTGGAGTCTGAAGTAACATCGTTTTATTCTCTCATGTTATATATTGTTATAGTCTGAGCTTGAAAATGAGCATGTGAAGCtagtttttatttcatgtaatttccttttttttatgctGAAATGTTTTGTTCATTTATGCTCTGGACGGAAGGTTTATGGTTGTTATAGGAGTTGACCATAGTGGTATTCATTGAATGGAAGACTTTAAAGCAGttcttttaaaagtaattttgagTTTGTTCAATATTTAATTGTGATAGCAAAACGTATGCATGTTCTAGCGGAATATATTTATACTGGACCTTGCATGTGATTTTAAAGCATTTCTGATATTCAAATGCAcgaatttgagagaaaaagcTGAAAACTTTTCTTTCATGTTTGTTTCGAAGTCTATATTGCCTTGCCGTAAAAGTACAATAGTTTCAGAGAAAAATAATCcatatgaaaaatatgttaattattcTTCAAATGAAGTTCAAAGCTGGAAGTGGACTGAACATATGTAGGGCATAAGAGTAttggaaaaattagaaatttactGCAACAATGCttatgctttatttttatttttacgttTAGTTGTCAAACATTCTATCAGCGATTCTGTTTGAAACTTGAATGTTCCTTTTTGTACTGAAGGTTGGAGACAATGTTGGCGATTGCGCTGCTCGAGGTGCAGATCTTTTTGAAAGCATTGCAGCAGAGATAATTAGTGCAATGATTCTTGGTGGAACAATGGCTCAGCGTTGTAAAATTGAAGGCAAGTACAAGCCCCCACTAATTTTGATGTAGTTGTAACATATTTATACTGCTGCCTGTTGTGAAATTTCCTATTTTATAACTATGACAGCTGCAGAGAATAgaatttatatctttttattctttttgataGTTTACAATGAATTGAGATGAAAGTTTAAGCCAATTGGAATCTGCACTTTGATGAGATAGTGAAGTTTTCTTGTGTCCTGTTGTATCTTTTTAGCTAAcatagtgaagagaaataaactaaaatatgcCTCTAACTAATCGGGTGTTACATTTCTTCATTTCAACATTTTCCGATAGCTTTAGTTTTCAAACCAACCTTTTCAAAAAGCAGGTATACAGAAGTATGCATCCTTATGGTGTTAGAACTAAGTTTGTTGGTTTTGATAGCATGCCCGTACACCAAGGGTTCACCTGCATAAATCTATAACTGAGACAGCATGAAACAGTCTCCTTCTCTGTTGGAAgttcaattcttttttatttatttttttcattacatATCGCTTTGGCTTTGGTGTATTCTTTATGTTGAGTGGgctttctatttcttttgcTGTGGTCTCATCTTTGATACTTATGCAGACCCATCCGGCTTCATTCTGTTTCCTCTTGTTGTGCACTCATTTGACCTGGTGATATCATCAATTGGAATACTTTCAATTAGGAGTACTCGTGACTCCAGTGTGAAAGCTCCAATAGAGGATCCAATGGCAATCCTTCAGAAAGGATACTCTGTTACAATAGTTTTGGCTGTACTGACATTTGGTGGGGTAATATATCATCTACTCCTGCAACTCAATGCCGAAACTATTGAAATCTAGTCATTTTTATACCTTTGTTTTGATTGAAATCTCATTCAAGACTTGTTCTTTTGTCGAAATTATTGCAGTCTACTCGGTGGTTGCTTTATACTGAACAAGCACCTTCTGCATGGTTGAACTTTGCCTTGTGTGGGCTGGTTGGAATTATTACAGCTTATGTTTTTGTCTGGATAACTAAATATTACACTGACTACAAGCATGAGCCTGTACGCACATTAGCTCTTTCTAGCTCCACGGGGCATGGGACTAACATTATTGCTGGAGTCAGTCTGGGACTGGAGTCGACCGCTCTTCCTGTTCTTGTGATAAGTGTATCTATTATTTCTGCTTTTTGGCTGGGTCACACCTCAGGACTGGTGGACGAAACAGGAAGTCCAAATGGTGGGTTGTTTGGCACAGCTGTAGCAACAATGGGAATGCTCAGCACTGCTGCTTATATCTTAACGATGGATATGTTTGGCCCAATAGCTGATAATGCTGGTGGAATTGTAGAGATGAGTCAGCAGGTTCGATATATTGGTTCTCCATATTTTCCTGTTACGAATCTGCGTATtgctatttcttcttttcagatgaTTTAAGTTGGCTGTTGAATGTTGATGTCTTGTACAGCCAGAGAGTGTGCGAGAGATTACAGATGTTCTTGATGCTGTTGGGAACACGACAAAAGCTACCACCAAAGGTTTTGCCATTGGATCTGCAGCACTTGCTTCTTTCCTTCTGTTTAGTGCATATATGGATGAGGTTGCATCTTTTGCTAATGAATCTTTTAAACAGGTCTGTGTTGCTATATTTCTCCTTTGTGAAGATTCTCTTTGGTTTATCACTTTTGCCACTTCTGTTTTACTTCTGAAAAAGGGGGAAGCAATCTTTctgaaaaaaggaaaatgcaTGGTTTTACTTATGGGCATAATAATTGTGTTTAAATTGGATTTTCTGAGAAACCAAAAGAATAACAGTGAAAAGATGTAGCAAAAGTGGCAACCACGGAGTTGGATGTTTGTTATTCTGCAAAGTCTTTCATTATTTTCCTAATATTTGCAGTTTTTGATCAACTTGTAGGTCGATATTGCAATTCCTGAGGTTTTTGTTGGTGGATTGTTGGGATCCATGCTTATATTCTTGTTTAGTGCATGGGCCTGTTCTGCAGTTGGTCGAACGGCTCAGGAGGTTGTTAAGGAAGTAAGAAGACAATTTATTGAGAGGCCTGGTATCATGGTGGGTTAagtttctgattttttttctttggtctaCTTTATCCTTTAGCTTTCtcaaattatatgttaaatgcaatggagaaaaattataaagtatttcTTGTTGTATGGAAGAATCACGAGAAAAATGAACGGAGAGCAAATATGCAATTGAAGTCTTTCTTCTAGAACTCAATTTTTGAAGGTTTTTGCCttgtcaaaaatttcaaaattaggaGGGATGTGAAGAGAgatgaaaatttatgtgttatcGTTTTTCTTGTCATTAAGCTCCAacacaaacaaattaaagagTAATTGGAACTTTGCTATAAATTAATGCTTTGCATACTGttatttctctcattttttttctctttatgtgaaattatttacttttattctgACATTCTGGCTGCAGGACTACAAGGAGAAACCAGATTATGGTCGCTGTGTTGCTATTGTAGCATCGGCATCTTTGAGGGAGATGATAAAGCCTGGTGCATTGGCTATCATATCACCAATAGTAGTTGGTTCGTAACTGCTCTTTGCTGATTAGTATTTACTTTTGCAAATCATGGATTGGTTTGCTTATTTCTCGTTTTCaacaatcatttttttttctcatagGTTTTCTACTTCCTTTCCTAGTGTTCCTTCTTTGTACTTTTGCTTCAATATTTAGATGTAGACCTGTCCAAGGACAGAGCTATCCACTTAGCTCAGTCAGACTGATCTATCTGATTAGGGCATTGAACAAGGTTTTTCAAAGGCTTAAGTCACAATTTAGCCTCTAAATTATACCCATTTTCCCACTTTGGTACTTAAACTATCATTTTTATCCTAGTTTACCTCCCAAAACGATTTGCCAATAAGAATGTGACATGTGGCACATTCTTTTAGGAACCGTTATAGtttcagaaaaatgaaaaaaaaaagggccgCACATCTGGCCATGAATAGGCCTACTTATCAGTGTGAAGTAGTAGTGATAGTGGTAGCAGCATTACATCTCAATCCTAGTCTTTTGATTGTTTATGGTATGGTTGTAACtgaatctaattttttataaaaagttcCATGAATCACTGAAATATTTCTTTACTACCATGCATTCCAGTTCTGGATTTCTTGTCTGAATCACACATTCTGTTAGCACTGTTGTCACTAGAACCACGTCAAGACTGTAGAAGTTTACCCAAAAAAGAATTAAGGAGATTAGATGATCAAACTTTATTCTTGGATTTTCTTTTGACTTTAGTGTACTTTGGTGATCGAAGCATTCATTTTGGTGCTactttattgattaattttgttCTTAATAAAAAATCCTTTCAACTTGCGTAATTTGTATGTAACCATTTGCAGGTTTTCTGTTCCGTGTTTTGGGACACTATACTGGACATCCTCTACTTGGAGCAAAAGTTGTAGCTGCTATGTTGATGTTTGCAACAGTTTCTGGCATTTTAATGGCTCTCTTTCTTAACACTGCCGGAGGTGCATGGGATAATGCGAAGAAGTTTATTGAGACAGGAGCTCTTGGTGGAAAAGGCAGTGATTCTCATAAAGCAGCTATTACCGGAGATACGTAAGTTCTcttttcctttatattttcttCGTTTCATAATGGTTGGGGGTGCTAGGAGATAGGAGCAATAAGTTTGTAGTGGATCCATTGAGAAACTTGACCATTGCCAGGGCCTTGTCCGGGGATGGACGAGATTGTGTGAGTCTTAGGTTTGATGTTAACCTAATTGCGCTAAGGAGATCCCGGGATCTTTGTGCAACCTAACTGTCACCTAAAACTGTCGTTCTTGCTCTATTTGTGTTCAAGTGGCTTTAATCTGGAAAAATTAAAGCCTTCTGATGTAGTGCCTTGCCTGctgtgtatatgtatatgatatatgatatatgatatatgaacATGGATTGCAGCGTTGGAGATCCATTCAAAGACACGGCTGGACCGTCACTTCACGTGCTAATTAAAATGCTAGCTACAATAACGCTTGTTATGGCACCAGTGTTTCTATGAAAAGGGTATGTCCATTATCCTATGTTGTGTTGTGTTGAGTAGAATCAGACGGCACCCATTAATCCATTATTTACCTTTTGAGTTCTTAGGTATTTTGCACACACACATAGGGAGAGAGAAAAAGAGGTTAGGTATTTTGATGTAATATCAATGGCATGGGTGTTGAATCTGATTAATAGCCTCAGTAAATCttgttctttttaatttgcTTAATCTGAAATAAGAGAGGTTAACAGAGTGCAAACCATTTTGGTTTTTCTAGTTTAGTGTACTTTTCACCCAACTTTTTATTGTAATAAATCCATAATATGATAGTTTTGcctaagtgttttttttttaatttattggtgtgagattttgaaaaagaaataattttaaatttgttgtaatgaatttgaacttaacaaaataattttaacagttttaataatgttaaacaGTTAGATTTGAGTTATGAAATCTGAACAatgaaggattaaattttaaatttgtgagAAGTACAGAGacttatgttatattttaacctAGTTTGTTTTTACTTCAAGTAATCgcaatatatataatgtaaaacGGCTCCAAGAGAGTGCATTGTTTTGAGCTAAGTTCCAAAGCAACACAGGGTCGACACACCCTCATGCTCTCTGGTTGGAACCAAGCCATCAACACAAGCAGCAATTAGGCACATTGTTTACACCATTTCATCATAGCCAACTGTCTAATAATCCATTCATAACTTACAAAGATGGAGCTCAGCTTCCATTTCctgcaattttattattatttttcccatgtaatttgatataattatatgAATTGCTGTTATCAATTATCATCATACTCTACTTTAACTGACATATTACCAATAACCTTCCATTTCACGTGAAGCCAAACTCCAAAATCTGTAATCATGTATTCTAGAATTCAGTCCTTAATAAGTATGTTAGAAATAATGAGTAATATTGCATTTTGTATCTTTTATttagaaatagataaattaatttttaaatattatatcaaagagtaaattgatcttatttgttaaaaattgtttatttgtacCGTTAAAATTGATGTGATTGATGGAATAATCGAGACAATAACATGTGGCATATTCCTTGAATCTTACGTTGAGAAAtaagaattgattttaacaataaacataaataaaacttCTAATAGGATCTGTTTGCTTTTTAATCTAATATGAAATggttaatttactaatttttaagtaaatgggtaaaatgtaatttaaccCGTAGTACAAGTACTTTCAGACTAATTTTACCTTAGTATTTTCCTATTTATAGCCCATTTAGTGATTTCTTTTCcttaactcaatttaaaatgtattaaatatattgaaaacaaacattcttatttcaaaattaaatcatcttTAATGTGTGCACCAACCAAACAATCCCCTGCTTTTATCAAATTTACACACACAAAAATTTCAGttttctaaattattattttgtcaaaaatagtaatataataaaatagtaatttattatcatttcatatgttttaaatatttttgaattattattagttatagtgataataaattaaattcttttataaacatatttaaaaatcgGTAAAAGTATAGTAGAGACATCTATATTAAGAgtcatattatattttgtttcatttacttaaaacaagtaaattaattcttgtatattaagttaaaaataaattgatcttttttataaaaatttatattcatttctaattttataactaacatggttgatgaaataattagataattataaaACACGTGATGGgtttttataaatgaaaatgaaatgaaattataatgtaTAGTAAGTAATTTAGGAAGCAAAATGCAATTGGATAAAAGCTAATACAAGTGCGTCGACAGTACTAGTCACTTATAAATCCCATAAAAAAAAAGGCTAATTGGGCCGTAATTGGGGTGAGAATCCAAATTTTCGAACTCTTATGTAACTGAAATGCATGTATGTCCCTCTTCCCCACTACCACccaataacaaaataaatacaaaaagagAGTGAGATAACCTGCAACTCGATTTCGCCCTAAAATTTCCCCCCAAAATTCTCCCaatctttcttattttcttgGCAATAATTCTCAGCCCCAGTGATGAAAACAGGATTTCACATCAACTGTAACTGTAAGTCTTCGTTTGATTCactctgtttcttttctattcttgcttcttctttttccctttttttagtCTACTTTTTaatggcttttcctcaatttgTTCCTACTCATTTGTCAAAAGAAGCATTTTTGTCTATGcggatttgattttgatttgcatGTGTTCTTATATCGACTTTGATCATCAATTGGTTTTACCCCCTTTTGTTTTGTTGTTCTTGCATAAGCATTTTGTCCATTAAATGTTCGATTTCTCGTAACTTAGTGTTGAATTTGGGTTTCTCTATCTTTTTTCAGTTGGTTTTTGcacaagttttaatttttattgtattttgcaTATTAATTCTGCCTATTGccttttttagaatttgatgtAGCTTGTTATCCAAGTCGATTAAAGTGGAATTGAATTTCGGTTTCTCTATCTATTATCAATTCATTTTAACGCAAGTTTCTCCTtttgtataataatttttcCTGTTATCACATTTGATCTTGTCATGTAATAGTTTTCTCTTTTGTATTCAATTCTGGCCTGCTTGTAGTTTtgtattgaatttgaaattCGAGTTTCTCTATCTATCATCAATTGATTTTAGCACAAATTTAGTTTTGCTGTTTTTGGATCTTAATTCTACTTATTATCATTTCCGAATTTGTCACTCCATAGTTTTTTCTCTGTAACCATCTGTTACTCTCTTAGACTAAATCTTGAGTTATTTGTAGTCCTATTTTTAACAatctatttttactgttaaaaactggaCCCTGTACATCAACGTGAGGCACATGTGACATGTTACAAGTAACTATCTAGTTATTTTGTCAACCATGCCAATTTTAATAGTAActatggatgaaatttttaacaaaaaggaccggtttactttttgatctaatgtacagagactaatttgctctttttttagtaaagggagcaaaatgcaatctgactcctagtatAGGGGCCTCTATGTTACTTTTACCCGCGATTgggtaatttttttctattagttTTTGTATGAATAGTAAGTTAGATTAAAATGTTAGCAAAAACATCCCAATCCAGTTTTGAAATTTCCTTGGTAAAGACAAAATTAAGAACAAGAAATTTCTTTGGAAAGCTCAAAGGCAAGAACTGGGAAGCTGCCTCAAGTCTGAGTCATGACCCTTTGACTATTCTCCATAACATTGAAGATAAGCTTATCACTGCACGGATAATTTAAGCAAAATAGAGTCGGAGCACCATAGCACGTTAATATATTTGTGTGTGTATGAAATTTTCCTCAAACTTCTCATGAAATTACTTTCAGAAAAACATTAGGAAACATTCAGATTGACCGAACTTTCCTATATAATTTCTCAATAGTTTTTCCTTTGGATGAAATACGAGCtgcatcaaattttatatattggttgCTTTCAGGATCAATATTCTGTCAAAAACAagtaattttgtgtttttgataTCTAAGTGATCATCATCTTGTtaatatttgttcatttttaagctatttttatcagattttgggtatcatattttatgattttttttcttcttattacaGAAGGAATTCGATTTTAGTTTCAGCCATGTGTTATAGCAAAGCCCCAAAAATGAACAACAATGATGTAATGAGTGATATTTTACTGAGGCTACCATTGAAGGATTTGGTGGGATGCAAATGTGTCTGCAAATGGTGGAATACTCTCATCTCGGACCCCATTTTCAAGTTGAATTATTCGCTGCGAAACCCTCAGTACAATATCTCAGGGTTCTTCCTACAGAAATTCTTGTACCTTGAGCTGCATTCGAAATTGTTGTTCTTTCCTTGTGAAGGACGAGTAGATGCTGCTCCTAAACCATCTCTCTCTTTCATAGAAGATGATAAAGGTGTTTGTATACAACATTCTTGCAACGGGCTTCTCATATGCAGCAGTTTCCGATGTGGAGAAGAAGATCGCAAATACTACATCTGTAAACCTACTACCAAACAGTATTTTCCCCTGCCGAATCTTGAATGCAGAACTGTATTTGGCATTAGCATTGCATATGATCCTAACAGATCACCTCATTACAAGATTGTTTCCATTTGTGATTCATATTTATCGAAAAATCATCGCCAGATAAAGATATACAGTCCTGTCACAGGCTCATGGAAACCCTCAGGTAAACCATTCACTGTTCCAGACGAAGATATGTTGTTCAACCGAGGAGTCTTCTGGAA
This genomic window from Gossypium raimondii isolate GPD5lz chromosome 10, ASM2569854v1, whole genome shotgun sequence contains:
- the LOC105776918 gene encoding pyrophosphate-energized membrane proton pump 3; translation: MMIVDDVENGSLGPYQDRPRTFPNMRSKPYTPLIFRILMGINVRILVILLLLGSGYVFYIGASTSPIIVFVFSVCIISFLLSIYLTKWVLSKDEGPPEMAQISEAIRDGAEGFFRTQYGTISKMAILLALVILGIYLFRSTTPQQESSGIGRVTSAYITVAAFLLGALCSGVAGYVGMWVSVRANVRVSSAARRSAREALQVAVRAGGFSALVVVGMAVIGIAILYATFYVWLGVDSPGSMKVTDLPLLLVGYGFGASFVALFAQLGGGIYTKAADVGADLVGKVEQGIPEDDPRNPAVIADLVGDNVGDCAARGADLFESIAAEIISAMILGGTMAQRCKIEDPSGFILFPLVVHSFDLVISSIGILSIRSTRDSSVKAPIEDPMAILQKGYSVTIVLAVLTFGGSTRWLLYTEQAPSAWLNFALCGLVGIITAYVFVWITKYYTDYKHEPVRTLALSSSTGHGTNIIAGVSLGLESTALPVLVISVSIISAFWLGHTSGLVDETGSPNGGLFGTAVATMGMLSTAAYILTMDMFGPIADNAGGIVEMSQQPESVREITDVLDAVGNTTKATTKGFAIGSAALASFLLFSAYMDEVASFANESFKQVDIAIPEVFVGGLLGSMLIFLFSAWACSAVGRTAQEVVKEVRRQFIERPGIMDYKEKPDYGRCVAIVASASLREMIKPGALAIISPIVVGFLFRVLGHYTGHPLLGAKVVAAMLMFATVSGILMALFLNTAGGAWDNAKKFIETGALGGKGSDSHKAAITGDTVGDPFKDTAGPSLHVLIKMLATITLVMAPVFL
- the LOC105778002 gene encoding F-box protein At5g07610, translating into MCYSKAPKMNNNDVMSDILLRLPLKDLVGCKCVCKWWNTLISDPIFKLNYSLRNPQYNISGFFLQKFLYLELHSKLLFFPCEGRVDAAPKPSLSFIEDDKGVCIQHSCNGLLICSSFRCGEEDRKYYICKPTTKQYFPLPNLECRTVFGISIAYDPNRSPHYKIVSICDSYLSKNHRQIKIYSPVTGSWKPSGKPFTVPDEDMLFNRGVFWNGSLHWIGMGNLALRFDPETELMLTMPMPPTQRKPGYFGESGGHLLLVEAYGPLTVGFNIMEMKADYSGWFVKYHLILDQVARRCQAIERANRLSILHIVHNHVEDVDESFIVIHVPGEFVSFKLRDYSFMDLQTNNHVDSGLGLWYSWEGVYPYTNTFFYL